Genomic segment of Prochlorothrix hollandica PCC 9006 = CALU 1027:
GGGCACCCTGCAAAATCCAAATGCTCGCCCCTGTACCAACGCAAGAAGAGGGGTTGTGGCGGGGGTCAACCGCAGCAGCGTTACAACCCTAAAAACAACAAAATGGCGGAACACCAACGCATTCCACCATTTTGATCTTTTCCCTAAGGCCGAAGGCATCTAGGGACTGGATTAACGGGTTCCCCACACTGAATCGTTGGGGAAAACAGGACAGGCGAGTGGGCAACCAGTGCCTACATGCCAGACCCTACACCCACATAGGCACCATAGAAAAAGATACCAACAATTGTGAGGGCACCCGTTAAGGCAATGGTACCGACAATCCACAGGGGAATCTTAGCGTCTGCCATGGTTTCAAAGTCCTCTAGTTAAAGAAGTAGCTGGAAAAGAGAATGCCCAAGACGAAGATCAACAGCAGTCCCAAGAACAGGGAGGTGCGGTTTAGTTCGACGGGTTGGCTATTGGGGTTTGTATTTTTGTCCATGGCTGGGATTAACGCTGAATAAACTGCATTGCGGCGATCGCGCCCAAGAAGAAGACCGTGGGGACAGCTAGGGTATGCACCGCAAGCCACCGCACCGT
This window contains:
- a CDS encoding photosystem II reaction center protein J; translated protein: MADAKIPLWIVGTIALTGALTIVGIFFYGAYVGVGSGM
- a CDS encoding photosystem II reaction center protein L is translated as MDKNTNPNSQPVELNRTSLFLGLLLIFVLGILFSSYFFN
- the psbF gene encoding cytochrome b559 subunit beta; translation: MTGRNLNQPITYPIFTVRWLAVHTLAVPTVFFLGAIAAMQFIQR